Within Quercus lobata isolate SW786 chromosome 5, ValleyOak3.0 Primary Assembly, whole genome shotgun sequence, the genomic segment CCAGGTATTGAAATTGTTAGTCAGGAACCTCAAATTCAACATCAGGCTATGAGTCTTGACCCTAAGCCAAGTGAATTGGTTCatgatgaagtgaaaaactCAAATCTTGAAATTAACCAAACTCCTGTATTTGCTGAACCCAAATCCTATCCTTCCGAACTGGTCAATAGGCCGGTTGACAATTCAATGGAAGATCAGGCCTCCCCAAAGAAAGATACAGCACAAGATTCACAGTTGGAGCTTGCTATTGAAACTTCAAGTGGAACTGACACCGCCCTCTTAAATGGAAAGCCTGCAAGTGATCCTGTTGATGTTACTGAGTTGGTGTCACTCTCTACACCACGGACCAGTGAACCTGCAGTGGTATTTGATGGAGAGGTTACTCCAGAGTTGAAGCTTGCACCCGAAGGATCTATTCTACCAGGAATGATTGAACCTTAGCTCTGTAGTTCTGGTGCCACAATTAATATGGAATGTGGTATCAAAGATGCCATTCCAATTTCCACCTACACAATATTAGATTCATCTGATGATGACTAACTATCCAGTAGGATCTGAGAGTTCGTGAATTTAAACCTAGGAAAAAGGACAAGAGAATAGAGTCAAAGCTTGAGAAATAGATGGGTAGTAGTCACCCGTGGTTATCATGGTTAAGAGTACTAAGTTGACATTTAGATACCATTGCATTAACAGCTCTGGATGGGCTTGTTATTCAACTCTTGCATTCTCACCACCCTTTTGACTTATTTATACTTTTGAAACtagtgttgttttttttttcttggtaactATCTCCCTTATGTGTGGGGCGGTTCTTTGCTTAATATATAGAACTTTTTGTTGCATATTTTTTGTCTGAGACATAATTGGTTCGaccatattttttgtttttgtttttttgggtctaATAACTGAGGTACACAACAGAGGTAGCCCTctcttttaattccaaaatAATATCCTACTGAACAATGTGAAAGAAAACTGAGGGGAATTCTTCTAACCACTAGATATGTCTCCCCATTTTCTTTAGCAACATGTGCAAGAGCCTGAGCTACATGATAACAAATATTGGaaatacaatgaaaaaaaaaaaatcacaaaatgagGCTACCATCACTTTAATTGTATCAATAGTCTACTGTCTACCTCACCTTGGAAAGGCATTGGTCTCTAGaattaaatagcaaaaaccAGTGCTAGGCATGGGACCTCAATAATCAGATCATAAAAGTATTCGGTAACTGTACTAGATATTTGGGCTTCTTTCCCTTGCCCGCAGTTTTATCTATATTTTGTTAAGATTGTATAATCACTATATCTTGGGGTAACATATCATCTATATACTCAATTGCATATTGGTGTTACATAAGTATAACTGAAAACCATATCGATCAAATcaattttatcaaatgaaaaccTTATGAATCCAAAAGATTTTACATATTCAACCAAATGGTGGATCATGAGAGTGAGAGTTGccaccacaaaacaaaataaaagagctCATGGATGTCTTTATTTTAGGACAAAGAAAGGGTGTTGTGAAATAAAGGAAATATCAAGACAGAAGAAAGAAATATGAGAAGAAATATCCGAATTCATTAACcacatcatattatttttaatactaaatacaaaaataagCAAGGTGAATGGCTGACATATAACTTTCACAAATGAATTTATTGAACTTATTAATAAAGTATTTTATCATTAAACAATAGATTTGAGTTTGATCAAGTATTTACAGTAAAAAAGGGTTTCAACTAGTTTTAGAGGTAAAAATCTTGATAAcggtaaaaagtaaaaactctaAAAGTTAGTAATTTTTAATCCAAATGTTTGATGGATCGAAAGAGAAACCATTTATGAATAAAATTCAAGCCCAAAAAAGATCCCATCTTTTAGTTCTCCACCATACCAATACCATGGTCTTGTAGAGCTGGAACCGTCGGGTTGATTATAGGGTTTAATTGCATATTGGTGTTACATAAGTGTGGGGGCCAGTTAGtcaagaggtattattaagGCTGTatgaattgggcctatggcccaatccgaggacattaaCTAATCCGCAAATGGCCAAATGAGGTTATAATGGGAAtggtataaagagaaaaataaagatagtaCGAGATAAGTCCAACACACGTCCGAAGAGAAAAGCCATCTCGGGAACAAGGATCCGAGGTCAGTAAGAGTGTCATATCACCCTAGACCTTCTTCAAAGTTATATCACAACTAGGAGTTGAACGTTGGACAAGGGGTAAGTAAagggaggcaacaaatatcttcaaaagctgctacctccacattaaatgtctcccaactaactctctggccgcattaatgtggaggtgatacttgAATAGTGACCAAGCACCCTTACAGCTACTatttgatggttctgggaggtgttggatgggacaagaaggagcCCCTAGAATCCAATCTACACGTGTATAGTAGGGATAACACCAAGATTGCAATATATAGCACGAGAAGATGACCTAAAGAAGGGAtcgagaaaaatcataaaatctagGCAATAACATTGTGGATTCTTGTAACTGTGTTCATCAACAAGATATTATAAGATAAGCTTCTCAAGCTGTGCTGAGGACAGATTTTCTTACTTTACTTGTACTTAACAATTTTAATTCAGCAACTTTTATGGTCTATCTTTTAGAgtagaactagttctttcacccacgctctataaattcattgtttgggttTGTTGAGCTTAAACCTAATCTCATACTAAATCTAATCCAAATTCAGTCCTTATAATAAGTATAGTGCACGTATAGTGAAAACCATGtcaatcaaatcaattttatcaaatgaaaaccTTATGAATCCAAAAGATTTTACCTATTCAACCAAATGGTGGATCATGAGAGTGAGAGTTGccaccacaaaacaaaataaaagagctCATGGATGTCTTTATTTTATGACAAAGAAAGGGTGTTGTGAAATAAAGGAAATATcaagacaaaagaaagaaatatgatAAGAAATATCCGAATTCATTAACcacattatattatttttaatactaaataCAATAATAAGTAAGATAGATGACTGACAAGTTGCCCACATGAAAAATGAACAGATATATAACTTTCACAAATGAATTTATTGAACTTATTAATAAAGTATTTTATCATTGAACAACAGATTTGAGTTTGATCAAGTATTTATCGTAAAAAAGTGTTTCAATTAGTTGAAGAGGTAAAAATCTTGATAatggtaaaaagtaaaaactctaAAAGTAAGTAATTTTTAATCCAAATGTTTGATAGGTCGAAAGAGAAACTATTTATGAATAAAGTTCAAGCCCAAAAAAGGTCCCATCTTTCAGCTCTCCACCATACCAATACCATTGTCTTGTAGAGCTGGAATCGTGGGGTTGATTATAGGGTTTAAGAAAGAGGGAAAGATGGACATAATATCACAGTTGCAAGAGCAAGTGAACACAATAGCAGCGCTTGCATTCAACACCTTCGGTACTCTACAGAGAGACGCTCATCCTGTTAAACTCTCTCCCAATTACCCTGACCCTCCTCCGCCTTCTAATCCCACCGAAGATCCCGCCACCGCCGCCGGCAATGTCTCCGAACAACCCAAGCTCATGACCGCCGCTCTCGTCAAAGCCGCTAAGCaggtacctctctctctcaattccaCCACCTATTTTGCTCTATTTTTATGCCCAAAATTTCATGTAATTGCAAATACTGGAAATTTCGTATGCTTAGCaaaatgggtttttttctttttttaggcttcatgtttgatattgatttttggtagggacacaaaatttttcacaaattgAAGTGCCAAGTTGTGATAAGAGTAACCttattaacatcatttttatgcttagcaaaagggttttttttttttttttactataattatTACTTGTCAGGCTTCTTGTTTAATATTTTGGTAGgaccacaaaaaatttcacaaattgaATTGCCAAGTTGCGATAAGAATAGCCTTACTAACACCATTTTTATGCTTAgcaaaatgggttttttttttttttttttaaaaattattattacttgTCAGGCTTCATGTTTAGTATTTTGATAGGGACACAAAAGAATTTCATAAATTGAAGTGTCAAGTTGTGATAAGAGTAACCCTACTTACGCCATTTTTTTGCTTAGCAAaatgg encodes:
- the LOC115992148 gene encoding mediator of RNA polymerase II transcription subunit 21-like; translated protein: MDIISQLQEQVNTIAALAFNTFGTLQRDAHPVKLSPNYPDPPPPSNPTEDPATAAGNVSEQPKLMTAALVKAAKQFDALVAALPPAEGGEDVQLKRIAELQAENDAVGQELQRQLEAAEKELKEVQELFGQATDNCLNLKRPD